Proteins encoded together in one Bacteroides ovatus window:
- a CDS encoding DUF4199 domain-containing protein: MKMTENRSYLQKYAMHFGTYMGIYWILKFILFPLGFHIPFLSLLFVILTLSVPFIGYHYAKMYRDKICGGSIQFSHAMLFTIFMYMFASLLVAVAHYAYFQFIDHGFIINSYIQLWDELMTNTPALIENKEVIKETIDTARSLTSINITMQLLSWDVFWGSILAIPTALMVMKKAKPENDGMSQS, translated from the coding sequence ATGAAGATGACAGAGAACAGAAGCTATTTACAAAAATATGCCATGCATTTTGGCACGTATATGGGAATCTACTGGATATTGAAGTTCATATTATTTCCGCTGGGATTCCACATACCTTTCCTTTCGCTCTTATTTGTAATCCTGACATTATCCGTACCTTTCATCGGATATCACTATGCGAAAATGTACCGGGATAAGATTTGCGGAGGAAGTATCCAATTTTCACATGCCATGCTCTTTACCATATTTATGTATATGTTTGCTTCTCTGCTGGTAGCTGTGGCCCACTACGCCTATTTCCAATTCATCGATCATGGATTTATCATCAACTCTTACATCCAGTTGTGGGACGAACTGATGACCAACACCCCGGCTCTGATAGAAAACAAAGAAGTTATAAAAGAAACGATAGATACCGCCCGTTCACTTACTTCCATCAATATCACCATGCAACTATTGTCATGGGATGTATTTTGGGGAAGTATCCTGGCCATTCCCACCGCATTGATGGTAATGAAAAAGGCCAAACCGGAAAATGACGGAATGTCTCAATCGTAA
- a CDS encoding pentapeptide repeat-containing protein has product MIKRSPTKPVRVVPPMMEEQEVSTITLQKWLDREETVSHLLFCKGKEEGIDKSYKSFKNCTFQHQTFSECKFRSSQLTDVRFENCDLSNISFAESSLYRVEFISCKLLGTNLSETTMNHVLLHDCNAGYINLAMSKMNQVRFAHSQLRNGSLNDCRFSSVAFESCDLVEADFSHAPLRGIDLRTSRISGITLNISDLKGAVITSLQAMDLLPLLGVIIED; this is encoded by the coding sequence ATGATTAAAAGAAGCCCAACCAAACCCGTCCGCGTTGTTCCTCCCATGATGGAAGAACAGGAAGTCAGTACTATTACCCTACAGAAATGGCTCGACAGAGAAGAAACCGTCTCTCATCTTTTATTCTGCAAAGGAAAAGAAGAAGGCATCGACAAATCTTATAAAAGTTTCAAAAACTGCACCTTTCAGCATCAGACATTCAGCGAATGTAAATTCCGTTCCTCCCAACTGACCGATGTCAGGTTCGAGAACTGCGACTTATCCAACATTTCTTTCGCTGAAAGTTCGCTCTACCGGGTAGAATTCATTTCCTGCAAGCTATTGGGTACCAATTTATCGGAAACAACAATGAATCACGTCTTGCTGCATGACTGCAACGCAGGTTATATCAATCTGGCTATGAGTAAAATGAACCAGGTACGTTTTGCACACAGCCAGCTCCGCAACGGAAGTCTGAACGACTGCCGTTTTTCATCCGTCGCATTTGAGAGTTGCGATCTCGTAGAAGCCGATTTTTCACACGCTCCGCTTCGCGGAATAGATTTGCGCACTTCCCGTATCAGCGGAATCACGCTTAACATCAGCGATCTGAAAGGGGCTGTCATCACTTCCCTGCAAGCAATGGATTTGCTTCCACTGTTAGGGGTTATTATCGAAGATTAA
- the crcB gene encoding fluoride efflux transporter CrcB, with amino-acid sequence MSKEVIYIFIGGGTGSALRYFIQLLMHERIVPYHFPWATFTVNLLGSFLIGLFYALSERFHLPFEFRLFLTTGLCGGFTTFSTFSSDGVGLLKGEFYGAFVLYTLLSIGIGLAATLAGGYVGKQI; translated from the coding sequence ATGAGTAAAGAAGTTATCTATATCTTTATCGGTGGAGGAACCGGTAGTGCACTGCGTTATTTCATCCAGTTGTTAATGCACGAACGAATCGTCCCTTATCATTTTCCATGGGCCACTTTCACGGTCAATCTTCTCGGCAGTTTTCTCATCGGCCTGTTCTATGCCCTTTCAGAGCGATTCCACCTTCCGTTCGAGTTCCGTTTGTTTCTGACAACGGGTTTATGTGGAGGTTTCACAACGTTCTCTACTTTCTCCAGTGACGGCGTAGGTCTGCTGAAAGGAGAATTTTACGGAGCATTTGTTCTATATACATTATTAAGTATAGGAATAGGATTAGCCGCAACGTTAGCCGGCGGATATGTGGGAAAACAGATTTAA
- a CDS encoding M23 family metallopeptidase translates to MAQHLKLIALLIFTLSASYTSAQSLRKLLERPYGIIESKWEKDAQGTTELNYYNEDYCDYYLYRANDRSYNLSNGKNTIFKIEKNAQVDNPFKSASSYTFCRGKFPKDFNIQTPYALPVKNNQKTAWKTDPREPFKTLNFHIKQGDTIYATRSGIACKTTNPQQLLIYHPDQTFAAYLVMNENFIEPGEEVQVGQAIGKAGPTGAAISFFFLDENKFKGGLSSGYPYSHFIPVFRTTEGDVKPEEKTIYQAVTDHDLIMQDMSKRDKKKYMKLHNLK, encoded by the coding sequence ATGGCACAGCACCTTAAATTGATCGCTCTATTGATTTTCACATTGTCCGCCAGCTACACTTCCGCGCAGTCTTTACGTAAACTGCTGGAACGTCCATACGGTATCATCGAGTCAAAATGGGAAAAAGATGCTCAGGGAACTACCGAACTCAATTACTACAATGAAGACTATTGCGACTATTATCTGTATCGTGCCAACGACCGTTCCTACAATTTAAGTAACGGAAAAAACACTATATTTAAAATAGAAAAGAACGCACAGGTAGACAATCCGTTTAAAAGTGCCTCTTCTTATACGTTCTGCCGGGGCAAATTTCCTAAAGATTTCAATATTCAGACTCCTTATGCCTTACCCGTAAAGAACAATCAAAAGACAGCCTGGAAAACCGATCCGCGTGAACCATTCAAGACCTTGAATTTTCACATCAAACAAGGTGATACAATCTACGCCACCCGCAGCGGAATAGCCTGTAAAACCACCAACCCGCAACAGCTGCTCATCTATCATCCCGATCAGACTTTTGCAGCCTATCTGGTGATGAACGAGAATTTTATCGAACCGGGCGAAGAAGTACAAGTTGGACAAGCCATAGGAAAGGCAGGCCCCACAGGTGCTGCCATCTCTTTCTTTTTTCTGGATGAAAATAAGTTCAAAGGAGGATTATCATCCGGATACCCTTACTCCCACTTTATTCCTGTATTCCGCACAACTGAAGGAGATGTGAAACCGGAAGAGAAAACCATCTATCAGGCTGTGACCGACCATGACCTTATCATGCAGGACATGAGTAAACGTGATAAAAAGAAATATATGAAGCTACACAACCTGAAATAA
- the eno gene encoding phosphopyruvate hydratase, with translation MKIEKIVAREILDSRGNPTVEVDVVLESGIMGRASVPSGASTGEHEALELRDGDKQRYGGKGVQKAVDNVNKIIAPKLIGMSSLNQRGIDYTMLALDGTKTKSNLGANAILGVSLAVAKAAANYLDLPLYRYIGGTNTYVMPVPMMNIINGGSHSDAPIAFQEFMIRPVGAPSFREGLRMGAEVFHALKKVLKDRGLSTAVGDEGGFAPNLEGTEDALNSILAAIKAAGYEPGKDVMIGMDCASSEFYHDGIYDYTKFEGEKGKKRTSAEQVDYLEELINKFPIDSIEDGMNENDWEGWKKLTERIGNRCQLVGDDLFVTNVDFLAMGIEKGCANSILIKVNQIGSLTETLNAIEMAHRHGYTTVTSHRSGETEDATIADIAVATNSGQIKTGSLSRSDRMAKYNQLLRIEEELGDLAVYGYKRIK, from the coding sequence ATGAAAATTGAAAAAATTGTAGCTCGAGAAATTCTCGATTCAAGAGGTAACCCCACAGTAGAAGTTGACGTAGTATTGGAATCCGGCATTATGGGACGTGCATCTGTGCCGTCAGGTGCTTCCACAGGTGAACACGAAGCATTGGAACTTCGCGATGGTGACAAACAGCGCTATGGTGGAAAAGGAGTACAAAAAGCGGTTGATAATGTAAATAAAATCATCGCTCCGAAACTGATTGGTATGTCTTCACTCAATCAGAGAGGTATCGACTACACAATGCTGGCATTGGACGGCACTAAGACTAAATCGAATTTAGGTGCTAACGCTATTCTCGGTGTATCTCTTGCCGTAGCTAAAGCTGCTGCCAACTATCTGGATCTTCCTCTATACCGCTATATCGGTGGAACAAATACGTATGTAATGCCTGTACCGATGATGAACATCATCAACGGTGGTTCACATAGCGATGCTCCGATCGCATTCCAGGAATTTATGATCCGTCCCGTAGGTGCTCCTTCTTTCAGAGAAGGTCTGCGCATGGGTGCTGAAGTATTCCACGCTTTAAAGAAAGTTTTGAAAGACCGTGGCCTTAGCACTGCTGTAGGTGATGAAGGTGGTTTCGCACCTAACCTCGAGGGTACGGAAGATGCTTTGAACTCTATTCTGGCCGCTATCAAAGCTGCAGGATACGAACCGGGCAAAGACGTTATGATCGGTATGGACTGTGCTTCTTCCGAATTCTACCACGATGGTATTTACGATTATACCAAGTTTGAAGGTGAAAAAGGTAAGAAACGCACTTCCGCAGAACAAGTTGACTACCTGGAAGAACTAATCAACAAATTCCCTATCGACTCTATCGAAGACGGTATGAACGAAAACGACTGGGAAGGCTGGAAAAAGCTGACCGAACGCATCGGCAACCGTTGCCAGTTGGTAGGTGACGACCTGTTCGTAACCAACGTAGATTTCCTTGCAATGGGTATCGAAAAAGGCTGTGCCAACTCTATCCTGATTAAAGTAAACCAAATCGGTTCGCTGACAGAAACACTGAACGCTATCGAAATGGCTCACCGTCATGGATACACTACTGTTACTTCTCACCGTTCGGGTGAAACAGAAGATGCTACTATCGCCGATATCGCAGTAGCTACTAACAGCGGACAGATCAAGACAGGTTCTTTAAGCCGCTCAGACCGTATGGCTAAATACAATCAGTTACTCCGCATTGAAGAGGAACTGGGAGATTTGGCTGTATATGGTTACAAGAGAATTAAATAA
- a CDS encoding DUF6452 family protein — MKNLIRIFLILTIIGGAVSLHSACSDENDCSLAGRPMMYCTIYTINPDNPTIALKDTLDSLTITALGTDSIILNNEKNVHTLMLPLRYTSDTTVFIFRYDPKRREKDVDTLYIVQQNTPYFQSMECGYMMKQNIISAKFGKPGRPGNPPPYGNGQPDQIDSLHIKNKEANTNEIENLQIFYNYRPERTPDETTN, encoded by the coding sequence ATGAAGAATTTAATTCGTATCTTTCTCATATTGACTATCATTGGCGGTGCAGTCAGCTTACACAGTGCCTGCTCGGATGAGAACGATTGCTCATTGGCAGGACGTCCGATGATGTACTGCACAATATATACCATTAATCCGGATAATCCTACTATTGCATTAAAAGACACGCTTGATTCATTAACAATCACAGCATTGGGCACTGACTCTATCATTCTGAACAATGAAAAGAATGTGCATACCCTGATGTTGCCACTACGATACACAAGTGACACTACTGTGTTCATATTCAGATACGATCCCAAACGTAGAGAAAAAGATGTTGACACATTATACATTGTACAACAAAATACTCCTTATTTCCAGTCCATGGAATGTGGTTATATGATGAAACAAAATATAATCAGCGCTAAATTTGGAAAACCGGGAAGACCGGGTAACCCTCCTCCCTATGGCAACGGGCAGCCGGACCAGATAGATTCTCTTCATATAAAAAATAAAGAAGCCAATACAAATGAAATCGAGAACTTGCAGATATTCTATAATTATCGGCCAGAACGCACACCTGATGAAACGACTAATTAG
- a CDS encoding DUF6048 family protein — protein MKRLISLLLLFCIGLPLLAQQQRPAQTPKRDQKKKEVAEIDTIPLYNGTYVGVDLYGIGSKLLGGDFMSSEVSVAVNLKNKFIPTIEFGMGGTDTWSETGIHYKSKMAPFFRIGVDYNTMAKKKEKNSYLYAGLRYAFSSFKYDVSTMPADDPIWGDVIGNPSLEDGYWGGSVPFSHLGMKGSVQWLEIVLGVKVRIYKNFNMGWSVRMKYKTKASTGEYGDPWYVPGYGKFKSNNMGITYSLIYKLPL, from the coding sequence ATGAAACGACTAATTAGTCTGCTTCTGCTCTTTTGCATTGGGCTTCCGTTGCTGGCACAACAGCAACGTCCGGCGCAAACGCCCAAAAGAGATCAGAAGAAAAAAGAGGTTGCCGAGATAGATACCATTCCGCTCTACAATGGTACGTATGTCGGTGTGGATTTATATGGCATTGGAAGCAAGCTGCTGGGAGGCGACTTTATGAGTTCTGAAGTCAGCGTAGCCGTTAACCTCAAGAATAAATTCATCCCTACTATTGAGTTTGGTATGGGAGGAACAGATACCTGGAGCGAAACAGGCATACACTATAAGAGCAAAATGGCCCCATTCTTCCGAATCGGTGTGGACTACAACACCATGGCAAAGAAAAAAGAGAAGAATAGCTACTTGTATGCAGGACTTCGCTATGCATTCAGTTCATTTAAATATGATGTTTCCACAATGCCGGCAGATGATCCTATCTGGGGAGATGTAATAGGTAACCCCAGTTTGGAAGACGGTTATTGGGGAGGAAGTGTGCCATTCAGCCATCTGGGTATGAAAGGATCGGTGCAATGGCTGGAAATCGTTTTAGGCGTCAAAGTACGTATTTACAAAAACTTCAACATGGGGTGGTCGGTACGTATGAAATACAAAACCAAAGCATCTACCGGAGAATATGGAGACCCATGGTACGTGCCCGGTTACGGAAAGTTTAAATCAAATAACATGGGAATCACTTATTCCCTTATTTATAAATTGCCTCTTTAG
- a CDS encoding FAD:protein FMN transferase: protein MKTKKSFLWLAFLILATIWILVRHNQQVGYYSVKGLVFGTVYKITYQHDGDLKPEIEAELKRFDQSLSPFNDSSVISRVNRNEELVTDSFFQKCFHRSMEISRETKGAFDITVAPLANAWGFGFKKGAFPNSLMIDSLLQITGYEKVKMDNGKVIKQDPRTMLSCSAVAKGYSVDVIAQLLDRKGIKNYMVDIGGEVVVKGKNPSKGLWRIGINKPVDDSLAVNQDLQTILEITDLGLATSGNYRNYYYKDGKKYAHTIDPRTGYPVQHNILSSTVIAKDCMTADALATAFMVMGLEEAEAFCKADTTIDAYFIYSGENGEFKTFYTEGMKKYIAK, encoded by the coding sequence ATGAAAACAAAAAAAAGTTTCCTTTGGCTGGCTTTCCTGATTTTGGCAACTATCTGGATATTAGTCAGACATAATCAACAAGTTGGCTATTACAGTGTCAAAGGTTTGGTGTTTGGGACAGTATATAAAATTACTTATCAGCATGACGGTGACTTAAAACCGGAAATAGAAGCTGAACTGAAACGCTTCGACCAATCTCTATCTCCATTCAACGACAGTTCTGTTATCAGCCGCGTCAACCGCAATGAAGAGCTGGTGACTGATAGTTTTTTCCAGAAATGCTTCCATCGCTCGATGGAAATTTCCCGCGAGACAAAGGGTGCTTTCGACATTACAGTAGCCCCTCTTGCCAATGCTTGGGGATTCGGTTTCAAAAAAGGTGCTTTTCCTAATTCATTAATGATAGACAGTCTGTTACAAATCACCGGATATGAAAAAGTGAAAATGGATAACGGCAAAGTTATCAAACAGGATCCTCGTACTATGTTAAGTTGTAGTGCCGTGGCCAAAGGGTATTCGGTAGACGTAATTGCACAACTGCTCGACCGTAAGGGAATAAAAAACTATATGGTAGATATAGGAGGCGAGGTGGTAGTGAAAGGGAAAAATCCTTCCAAAGGCTTGTGGCGCATTGGAATCAATAAGCCCGTCGACGATTCACTGGCTGTAAACCAAGACTTACAGACAATTCTTGAGATAACAGATTTAGGCTTGGCAACTTCCGGAAACTATCGTAATTATTATTATAAGGATGGGAAGAAATACGCCCATACGATTGACCCTAGAACTGGCTATCCGGTACAACACAATATCTTGTCCTCTACGGTAATCGCCAAAGACTGTATGACTGCCGATGCCCTTGCCACCGCCTTCATGGTGATGGGACTGGAAGAAGCGGAAGCTTTCTGCAAAGCGGATACAACGATTGACGCCTACTTTATTTATAGTGGAGAAAATGGAGAGTTCAAGACTTTCTACACGGAAGGAATGAAAAAATACATAGCGAAATAA
- a CDS encoding glycosyltransferase family 2 protein, with protein MDISVVIPLFNEEESLPELYAWIERVMQANGFSFEVIFVNDGSTDHSWEVIEKLKAQSEHVKGIKFRRNYGKSPALYCGFAEAEGNVVITMDADLQDSPDEIPELYRMITKDGYDLVSGWKQKRYDPISKTLPTKLFNATARKVSGIKNLHDFNCGLKAYRKEVVKHIEVYGEMHRYIPYLAKNAGFKKIGEKVVHHQARKYGTTKFGLNRFVNGYLDLLSLWFLSRFGIKPMHFFGLLGSLMFLIGMISVIIVGASKLYAMYNGLPYRLVTDSPYFYLSLTAMIIGTQLFLAGFLGELISRNAPERNNYQIEKKI; from the coding sequence ATGGATATATCAGTTGTAATCCCATTATTCAATGAAGAAGAGTCACTACCCGAACTCTATGCTTGGATAGAACGGGTAATGCAAGCCAACGGATTCTCATTCGAAGTGATTTTCGTTAACGATGGAAGTACCGACCATTCATGGGAAGTGATCGAAAAGCTTAAAGCTCAATCGGAACATGTAAAAGGTATCAAATTCCGCCGTAACTACGGTAAATCACCTGCACTCTACTGTGGATTCGCTGAAGCGGAAGGAAACGTAGTCATAACGATGGATGCGGACCTGCAAGATAGCCCAGACGAAATCCCCGAACTTTACCGGATGATTACAAAGGATGGCTACGACCTGGTATCCGGCTGGAAGCAAAAGAGATATGATCCAATTTCAAAGACACTGCCCACCAAGTTGTTTAATGCTACTGCCCGCAAAGTATCAGGCATCAAAAACCTGCACGACTTCAACTGCGGATTGAAAGCCTATCGCAAAGAGGTCGTAAAACATATCGAAGTGTACGGTGAGATGCATCGTTATATACCTTATTTGGCAAAGAACGCCGGATTCAAGAAAATCGGTGAAAAGGTGGTACACCACCAGGCGCGTAAATACGGCACAACAAAATTCGGACTGAACCGTTTCGTAAACGGGTATCTGGATTTACTCTCTCTTTGGTTCCTCTCCAGATTCGGCATCAAGCCGATGCATTTCTTCGGACTGTTGGGATCATTGATGTTTCTGATCGGAATGATTTCTGTCATCATCGTAGGTGCCAGCAAACTATATGCCATGTACAACGGTCTCCCCTACCGACTGGTGACCGACTCTCCCTATTTCTATTTGTCACTTACGGCAATGATTATAGGTACGCAATTATTCTTAGCCGGATTCCTTGGCGAACTCATCTCGCGCAATGCACCGGAACGGAATAACTATCAGATAGAAAAGAAAATTTGA
- a CDS encoding manganese efflux pump MntP family protein: protein MTGLEIWLLAIGLAMDCFAVSIASGIILKRTRWKPMLIMAFAFGFFQAIMPFIGWMCAKTFSHLIESVDHWIAFAILAFLGGRMILESFKEEECCKLFNPANPKVVLTMAIATSIDALAIGISFAFLGVQDYTEILPPISIIGFVSFVMSLIGLIFGIQCGCGIARKLKAELWGGIILVIIGLKILIEHLFLQ, encoded by the coding sequence ATGACAGGACTAGAGATTTGGCTGCTTGCAATAGGTCTGGCGATGGATTGTTTCGCTGTCTCAATTGCAAGCGGTATTATTTTGAAACGTACCCGTTGGAAACCCATGCTAATCATGGCTTTTGCTTTCGGCTTTTTTCAGGCAATCATGCCATTTATCGGATGGATGTGTGCAAAGACATTCAGTCATCTTATAGAAAGTGTAGACCATTGGATTGCTTTCGCAATCCTTGCCTTCTTAGGCGGACGAATGATTTTAGAATCTTTCAAAGAAGAAGAATGTTGTAAACTGTTCAATCCGGCAAATCCGAAAGTGGTATTGACCATGGCAATAGCCACAAGTATTGATGCATTGGCAATCGGCATTTCCTTTGCCTTTCTGGGAGTTCAGGATTATACCGAAATCCTCCCTCCTATCAGCATTATCGGATTTGTTTCATTTGTCATGTCACTCATCGGTCTGATCTTTGGTATCCAATGTGGCTGCGGCATCGCCCGGAAACTGAAAGCTGAGTTATGGGGAGGTATCATTCTAGTCATTATCGGACTAAAGATATTAATTGAACATTTATTTCTTCAATAA
- a CDS encoding glycoside hydrolase family 97 protein, producing the protein MKNMKIGTAIWVCLLLSFFFGTSAKAESITSPDGQLKLNFSVNMQGEPVYELSYKGKEVIKPSKLGLELKNDPGLINGFTLADIKTSAFDETWEPVWGEVKSIRNHYNEMAVTLNQKAQDRNLIICFRLYNDGLGFRYEFPQQKNLNYFVIKEEHSQFAMAGDHTAFWIPGDYDTQEYDYTESKLSEIRGLLQGAITPNASQTPFSPTGVQTSLQMKTADGLYINLHEAALVDYSCMHLNLDDQNLIFESWLTPDAKGDKGYMQTPCRSPWRTVIVSDDARDILASKLTLNLNEPCAYEDVSWIKPVKYIGVWWEMITGKSSWSYTDDVYSVKLGQTDYSQTKPSGRHAANNDKVKRYIDFASEHGFDQILVEGWNEGWEDWFGNSKDYVFDFVTPYPDFDVKMLNAYAKEKGVKLMMHHETSASVRNYERHLDKAYQFMIDNGYNAVKSGYVGNIIPRGEHHYGQWMNNHYLYAVEKAAEYKICVNAHEATRPTGLCRTYPNLIGNESARGTEYEAFAGNKPFHTTLLPFTRQIGGPMDYTPGIFDTKLSFLSGDHSFVRTTLAKQLALYVTMYSPLQMAADLPESYERHMDAFQFIKDVVVDWDDSKYLEAEPGDYITVARKAKGTDNWFVGGITDENPRTSAFTLDFLEPGKQYVATLYADGKEADFEKNPTSYQIKKGLVTNKNKMSVKLARSGGFAVSLIEATPADLKTIKKWK; encoded by the coding sequence ATGAAGAACATGAAAATAGGAACTGCAATATGGGTCTGCCTGTTGCTCTCTTTTTTCTTCGGCACATCAGCAAAGGCCGAAAGTATCACTTCTCCTGACGGACAATTAAAACTTAATTTCTCTGTCAACATGCAAGGAGAACCGGTGTATGAACTCTCTTATAAAGGAAAAGAGGTGATTAAACCTTCGAAACTGGGACTGGAATTGAAAAATGATCCCGGACTGATAAATGGATTCACTCTGGCCGATATTAAAACTTCTGCTTTTGATGAAACATGGGAACCGGTGTGGGGAGAGGTGAAATCGATCCGCAACCATTATAATGAAATGGCTGTTACCCTGAATCAAAAGGCGCAAGATCGTAATCTGATTATTTGTTTTCGTCTTTATAATGATGGCTTGGGGTTCCGCTATGAGTTCCCGCAGCAAAAGAATCTGAATTACTTCGTTATAAAAGAAGAACATTCGCAGTTTGCTATGGCCGGCGATCATACGGCATTCTGGATTCCAGGCGATTATGATACGCAGGAATATGACTATACCGAATCCAAGCTTTCAGAGATTCGCGGATTGTTGCAAGGGGCAATTACTCCAAATGCTTCTCAAACTCCTTTTTCACCAACAGGTGTGCAGACATCTTTGCAAATGAAGACAGCCGACGGGTTGTATATCAATCTGCATGAAGCGGCTTTGGTTGATTATTCTTGTATGCATCTGAACCTTGACGATCAGAACCTGATTTTTGAATCATGGCTGACTCCTGATGCAAAAGGGGATAAAGGTTATATGCAAACGCCTTGCCGTTCACCCTGGCGCACGGTGATTGTCAGTGATGATGCTCGTGATATTCTGGCTTCCAAATTGACTTTGAACTTGAATGAACCTTGTGCCTACGAAGATGTTTCCTGGATTAAGCCGGTGAAATACATCGGTGTGTGGTGGGAAATGATTACCGGAAAAAGTTCCTGGTCGTACACGGATGATGTTTATTCTGTGAAACTGGGACAGACGGATTATTCCCAAACAAAACCGAGCGGGCGTCATGCAGCCAATAATGACAAAGTGAAGCGTTACATTGACTTTGCTTCAGAGCATGGATTCGACCAGATCTTAGTGGAAGGCTGGAATGAAGGATGGGAAGACTGGTTCGGAAATTCGAAGGATTATGTCTTTGATTTCGTAACTCCGTATCCTGATTTTGACGTGAAGATGCTCAATGCGTATGCAAAGGAAAAAGGAGTGAAGCTGATGATGCATCACGAGACTTCCGCTTCTGTACGTAACTACGAGCGTCATCTTGATAAAGCCTATCAGTTTATGATAGATAACGGATACAATGCTGTGAAGAGCGGGTATGTAGGTAATATTATTCCGCGTGGAGAACATCATTACGGACAGTGGATGAACAATCATTATTTATATGCGGTGGAAAAAGCGGCCGAATATAAGATCTGTGTAAATGCTCACGAAGCAACCCGTCCGACAGGATTATGTCGCACATATCCGAATCTGATCGGTAATGAATCGGCTCGTGGCACGGAATATGAAGCCTTTGCAGGGAATAAGCCGTTCCATACCACCTTGCTTCCTTTCACCCGTCAGATTGGTGGACCGATGGATTATACACCGGGTATCTTTGATACAAAACTTTCTTTCCTGTCAGGCGACCACAGTTTTGTACGTACAACTTTGGCAAAACAGTTGGCACTTTATGTAACGATGTACAGTCCTTTGCAAATGGCAGCCGACCTTCCGGAGAGTTACGAACGTCACATGGATGCATTTCAATTTATCAAGGATGTAGTCGTTGATTGGGATGACAGCAAGTATCTGGAAGCGGAACCGGGAGATTATATTACCGTAGCACGTAAGGCAAAAGGTACTGATAACTGGTTTGTAGGTGGTATCACCGATGAGAATCCCCGTACTTCTGCTTTTACACTTGATTTTCTCGAACCGGGAAAACAATATGTAGCTACTCTTTATGCTGACGGAAAGGAGGCGGATTTTGAAAAGAATCCTACTTCTTACCAGATAAAAAAAGGACTTGTTACAAACAAGAATAAGATGTCTGTGAAGCTGGCACGTAGCGGAGGATTTGCAGTAAGTTTGATTGAAGCAACTCCCGCTGACTTGAAAACGATCAAGAAATGGAAATAA